From the genome of Malus sylvestris chromosome 6, drMalSylv7.2, whole genome shotgun sequence, one region includes:
- the LOC126626324 gene encoding glutamate decarboxylase 4-like, which yields MAISTTSGDRLGELVNCTFASRYVRNDLPKFQMPATSIPKDAAYQIINDELMLDGNPRLNLASFVTTWMEPECDRLMMASMNKNYVDMDEYPVTTELQNRCVNMIANLFNAPIGDGETAVGVSTVGSSEAIMLAGLAFKRKWQHKRKLEGKPSDKPNIVTGANVQVCWEKFARYFEVELKEVKLSEGYYVMDPTKAIEMVDENTICVAAILGSTLTGEFEDVKLLNDLLAEKNKQTGWDTPIHVDAASGGFIAPFLYPELEWDFRLPLVKSINVSGHKYGLVYAGVGWVVWRSKEDLPDELVFHINYLGSDQPTFTLNFSKGSSQIIAQYYQFIRLGFEGYKNVMINCVENTRLLREGLEKTGRFEILSKDIGVPLVAFSLKDSSKHTVFEVADSLRKFGWIVPAYTMPANAEHVAVLRVVIREDFSRGLAERLVSDIDKVMREIDTLPSHVSSKAAHVTATVDEVVRGSEGVVKPIVHKSATEIEQEVVSRWKELVNGRKTGVC from the exons ATGGCGATCTCAACGACATCCGGTgaccgtcttggagagctggtGAACTGTACCTTTGCTTCCAGATATGTGCGTAACGACCTCCCTAA GTTTCAGATGCCGGCGACGTCGATACCAAAGGACGCGGCGTATCAGATAATAAACGACGAGCTCATGCTGGACGGGAATCCGCGGCTGAACTTGGCGTCGTTCGTGACGACGTGGATGGAGCCCGAATGCGATCGGCTGATGATGGCTTCCATGAACAAAAACTACGTCGACATGGATGAGTACCCTGTCACCACTGAACTCCAG AATCGGTGTGTGAATATGATCGCAAATCTGTTTAATGCACCCATTGGAGACGGCGAAACTGCCGTTGGTGTGTCAACAGTAGGTTCTTCAGAGGCAATAATGTTGGCGGGTCTAGCTTTCAAGAGGAAGTGGCAACACAAGAGAAAACTAGAGGGAAAGCCCTCTGATAAGCCCAACATAGTCACCGGAGCTAATGTGCAG GTTTGTTGGGAAAAATTCGCGAGGTATTTTGAAGTTGAGCTGAAGGAGGTGAAGCTGTCGGAGGGATACTATGTGATGGACCCTACGAAAGCAATTGAGATGGTTGATGAGAATACTATCTGTGTTGCTGCTATTCTAGGCTCAACCCTAACAGGAGAGTTCGAAGACGTGAAGCTCCTTAATGATCTCCTTGCTGAAAAGAATAAGCAGACGGGATGGGATACTCCCATTCATGTCGATGCTGCCAGCGGAGGCTTTATTGCTCCGTTTCTGTATCCTGAGCTCGAGTGGGATTTCCGCTTGCCATTAGTCAAGAGCATCAATGTGAGTGGTCACAAGTATGGCCTTGTATATGCCGGTGTTGGATGGGTTGTGTGGAGGAGTAAGGAGGACTTGCCGGACGAGCTTGTGTTTCACATCAATTACCTTGGATCTGATCAGCCCACTTTCACCCTCAACTTTTCTAAAG GTTCTAGCCAGATAATTGCTCAGTATTATCAGTTCATTCGACTAGGTTTTGAG GGTTACAAAAATGTGATGATAAACTGCGTGGAGAATACAAGATTGCTGAGAGAAGGACTAGAGAAAACAGGGCGGTTTGAAATACTCTCCAAAGACATAGGAGTGCCCCTCGTggcattttctctaaaagacaGCAGCAAGCACACTGTGTTCGAGGTAGCCGATAGTTTGAGAAAGTTCGGATGGATAGTTCCAGCCTACACGATGCCAGCCAATGCAGAACATGTAGCTGTTCTTCGCGTGGTTATTAGGGAGGATTTCAGCCGGGGTTTGGCGGAGAGGCTCGTCTCAGacattgacaaagttatgaggGAAATAGACACACTCCCGAGCCACGTGTCTAGCAAAGCCGCCCATGTCACGGCTACTGTCGATGAAGTAGTTCGCGGCAGCGAGGGGGTTGTGAAGCCTATTGTTCATAAGAGTGCAACAGAGATTGAGCAAGAGGTAGTGTCGCGCTGGAAGGAGCTTGTGAATGGGAGGAAAACAGGCGTATGCTAG
- the LOC126626329 gene encoding uncharacterized protein LOC126626329, protein MVLKSTIPGSVEAGKNDVCIPILQSYEIKNVPLRKTRSPQVLGIDISLGGDVQSCKRCRRSESISNMLICDRCEEAFHVKCCKPRVVFPVDDWFCGSCSKIMSEKLQNDSFLKSPSSMGLRFGLTCKFELGPIAVMLKYPEPFTSKVRIGEAYQVEVPDWCHQIPKTPLSEVENDDGDCSLAAVLDPSHSDCADRPPLMGSENGIASRKRKLEMVESP, encoded by the exons ATGGTACTTAAGAGCACTATCCCGGGTTCAGTTGAAGCGGGCAAAAACGACGTTTGCATCCCAATACTTCAAAGTTACGAGATCAAGAATGTTCCCCTTAGAAAAACTCGTTCCCCTCAAGTTTTGGGAATTGACATTAGCCTTGGTGGAGATGTTCAGTCGTGTAAGCGTTGTCGTCGTTCTGAAAGTATATCGAATATGCTAATTTGTGATCGTTGCGAAGAAGCGTTTCATGTAAAATGCTGCAAGCCCCGAGTGGTTTTTCCAGTTGACGATTGGTTTTGCGGTTCCTGTTCCAAAATTATGTCCGAAAAGTTGCAGAACGATTCTTTCCTGAAATCTCCTAGTAGCATGGGTTTGAGGTTTGGCTTAACGTGTAAATTTGAGCTGGGTCCAATAGCAGTTATGTTGAAGTACCCGGAGCCATTTACGTCTAAAGTTCGGATTGGTGAAGCCTATCAAGTAGAAGTTCCTGACTGGTGCCATCAAATTCCTAA GACTCCACTGTCTGAAGTTGAAAACGATGACGGGGATTGTTCTCTTGCTGCTGTTTTGGACCCATCTCATTCTGATTGTGCTGATCGTCCTCCTCTG ATGGGATCAGAAAATGGCATTGCTTCTAGAAAGAGGAAACTAGAAATGGTGGAAAGCCCCTAA